Proteins from a genomic interval of Rosa chinensis cultivar Old Blush chromosome 2, RchiOBHm-V2, whole genome shotgun sequence:
- the LOC112189869 gene encoding secretory carrier-associated membrane protein 5-like — protein MVSGSESLFSIAELSLSSDCDNSKARTLHSCFALFDSSSSCDSVKLGDLSLEKFVFDFWVQNHGSIAPAKNSRLSPLPPERASFNYGIGETVDIPIDGSGDLKKRERELQAKEAELRKCEEIVKRKEDAAARG, from the exons ATGGTCAGTGGTTCAGAAAGTCTCTTCTCTATCGCTGAGTTGTCTCTCAGTTCAGATTGCG ACAAT TCGAAGGCTCGAACTCTTCACTCTTGTTTTGCTCTCTTCGACTCTTCCTCAAGTTGTGATTCTGTGAAGCTCGGTGACTTAAGCTTGGAGAAATTTGtgttcgatttctgggttcaa AATCATGGAAGCATTGCTCCTGCCAAGAACTCCAGACTATCACCTCTGCCTCCAGAACGTGCTAGTTTCAATTATGGTATTGGTGAAACCGTTGATATACCTATTGATGGAAGTGGG gatttgaaaaagAGGGAGAGGGAACTCCAAGCTAAAGAAGCTGAACTGAGAAAGTGTGAAGAG ATTGTAAAACGGAAAGAGGATGCTGCAGCACGAG GCTGA